From Chryseobacterium camelliae:
CTGCACCTTATTTTAAGGGCTATAGATAAAAACACCCTGCTATCCATGCTTTCGGAACAGGATACCTGCAGGAAATCGGAATACCTGAAGCCAGAAAGAGAACTCATGGAAGAGTTTCAGTACTATCCTGAAATTATTGAAAATACCAGGAAGCTTCTGGCAGCGTGCAGCTTTGAATTTGATTTTGAAAAGGTCCGCAACAGACAGTCCTATACACGATCCAGAACCTCAGACCTGAAGATGCTTACCCGACTGGCCTATCTGGGACTTAAAAAACGGTATGGCCATGACTATGAAGAGGCACGTAAAAGAGTGGAGCGTGAACTGGAAGTCATCAATACGCTCAATTTCTGTTCTTATTTCCTGATTACCTGGGACATTGTCCGCTACAGCAACCGGATGGGGCTTATGCATGTAGGAAGAGGGAGCGGCGCCAATTCCATCGTCAGCTATTGCCTGGGAATTACCGACATCTGCCCGTTGGAACTCGACCTGTATTTCGAGCGCTTCCTGAACCTGAACCGGAATTCTCCGCCGGATTTTGATATCGACTGGAGCTGGCAGAACAGGGATACCATCCTGGAATACATCTTCAAGCGTTATGGAAAAGAGCATGTGGCTTTCTGTGGCACCAATGTGCAGTTCAAATACAAATCGATTTTCCGTGAAGTAGGGAAAGTATTCGGGCTTCCTAAAGAAGAACTTGACGGCCTGGCCAATCAATCGGTAGAAAACCATGACCGGAATTCGGTAGTGAAGCATGTCCACCGTTATGGCGCTATGATGGAAAAATTCCCGAACCAACGCAGCATGCATGCCTGCGGGATCCTGATCTCCGAAGATCCCATCACCAATTTCACCGCGCTGGAAATGCCGCCTAAAGGATTCCCGATCGCCCAGTTCGATATGGACGTTGCGGAAGATATCGGCCTTGAAAAATTCGATATCCTTTCGCAGCGCGGGCTCGGTACCATCAATGATACAGTAGCTTTTATTGAAAAAACAAAGGGCATTACTGTAGATATCCGGAATACCGCCCTGTCCAAAAATGAGGCAAAAGCCAATGAATACCTGGCGATAGGAAAAACCATCGGATGTTTTTATATTGAATCCCCGGCTATGCGCGGACTGCTGAGAAGGCTTAAATGTTCGGATTACCGGACCCTGGTCGCCGCCTCTTCCATCATCAGGCCCGGAGTAGCCCAAAGCGGGATGATGCGGGAATATATTTTCAGGCACAACCATCCGGACCGGTTTGAGTATTTCCACCCTGTCTTTGAAGACAACCTGAAAGAAACTTATGGCATCATGGTATACCAGGAAGATGTGATTAAGATTGCCCAGTATTTCGGAGGGGTATCGCTGGCAGATGCAGATATTCTCCGCAGGGCCATGAGCGGAAAAGAAAGGTCAATTAAAAAAGTACAGGAAGTGAAGACCAACTTCTTTAAAAAATGTCAGGAACAGGGACATTCTGAAGCTCTTACCCGGGAAGCTTTCCGGCAGATTGAATCATTCGCCGGGTATTCCTTTTGCAAGGCCCATTCAGCTTCCTATGCTACGGAAAGCTACCAGAGTTTATACCTCAAGGTATATTATCCGCTGGAATTCATGGTCTCCGTGATTAATAACCAGGGCGGTTTTTACCGCACGGAAGTCTACATCCATGAAGCCAGGATGTCTGGGGCCGGCATTCAGGTTCCCTGTGTGAACAACAGCGAATTCCTTGCTACCCTTAAAGGAAATGAGATCTATTTAGGGTTTATGCTTATGGAAAGGCTTGAAACAAAAATAGCCCACAGAATTGTTGAAGAACGTGAACGGAACGGAACTTACAGGTCACTGGAAGATTTTATCCGGCGTATCCCGGCCGGCATTGAGACTATCCAGACGTTGATTTTCATCGGTGCTTTCCGTTTTACCGGGAAACCCAAGAATGAACTGCTTGTGGAAGCCAGGATGCTGCTGGTCAACTTCAGGCCTGAAAACAGGGGCCTGATGCTGATTGAGGAACCTGTACAGCCTTACCGCCTGCCTGAACTGAAGCGGGAACCCTTTGAAGATGCCTTTGATGAGATTGAGATCATCGGCTTTCCGGTGTCCTGCAGTCCGTTTGATTTATTGCAGACTTCATATCGGGGCTCAGTCTTCGTGAGAGACCTCCCCCGCTTCCATAAACGCCAGGTAAAGATGCTGGCCTACCTGATCTCAAGAAAACACGTTCCGACAAAAAAAGGGGCCATGTTTTTCGGGACGTGGATCGATGTAAACGGGGAATACTTTGATACGACCCACTTTCCGGACAGCCTTAAGGAATATGATTTTCAGGGCGGCGGCTGTTATCTGCTGCTTGGTACTGTAGAAGTGGATTATCACTTTCCTACTGTTACCATCCATAAAATGGCAAAATTGCCGATGATACCGGACCCCAGGTATGCTTATGCTCAGGAAAAGGAGTATGACATCTACCAGAAAATCCGTGAAGATGTAAGCATGACTTCAAGAAAACCTTATCCACAGGCCCAGGAGATCAACTTGCCTCGGTACAGGATCAACAGATAGTCTCATTCAGGCTGTATAATCAAAAATCCCCGACCAAGGCCGGGGATGAATTTTTCAATAACTTAATAACTCAAAATGAGATTGAGCTGCAAATGTAATAAGAATTTCTATATTCTGTAGCAGCACCCGCTATTTTTTTTACTTCTTACTTATATTTTCCGGACATTATCTGCATCCGGAATTCTATTTTACAAACGGCAGAAAACATTAAAACTCATTAAAGCCAAATTAATAACGCAATGAAAATCAACACAATACAACACCTAAAATTTAATCATCAGAAATTCTTCATTATGTCTATAAGGCAATCATATGGACATTCATTTATTTTTTCCAATACCCTACCTGTGTCCGATTCTTCTATAATAACAGTATATTGACAGGGTTCATTAGAAGTATAAGTAGATATGTACACCAACTTACCTCCTGTCTGGATACCTATTGCTGTAAGATCTGCTTCCCAAAAATCTACAATGCTGTAGTCTGGTAATGCTTCCCCGCTTATCCTGACCAACAAATCACATATCCTGATGTCTTTATTTTCCACGGATTCAAAATACATTTATTATACACCAATTACAAAGTCTTATTTAAGGTGTAAAATTCCGGCTATTATATCTATCATTTTAGAAAAACCCTAAAAGTTCACCATATAAAATTTTCAGAATTTTCGTAAAATTGAACATTCATTATCACTGCCAATGGAAAAAGATGAGAATACACCAAAAAAAAGAAGCACGGAAATAACGGAGCGGTATTTTGAATTTTTAGACCGCCACATCAGCGATGTGATCAACGGTGAAACTTCAGATTTCATGGAGCTCAATCAGATTGCCGCAGCCATTGCAGTGTCCCACAATCAT
This genomic window contains:
- a CDS encoding DNA polymerase III subunit alpha, which produces MYINCHSFHSLRYGTLSVEELVQKAKTLGIQELVLTDINTVTAIYDFKKQCDTAGIRPIAGVEIRKDNKLLYIAIAREFSGIGEVNRMITAHNCDGAELTETAPDFENVFVVYPLQNMPTVLKDNEYIGIREEELNSLIRPELKKHLHRMVILQPVTFSSQKEYNLHLILRAIDKNTLLSMLSEQDTCRKSEYLKPERELMEEFQYYPEIIENTRKLLAACSFEFDFEKVRNRQSYTRSRTSDLKMLTRLAYLGLKKRYGHDYEEARKRVERELEVINTLNFCSYFLITWDIVRYSNRMGLMHVGRGSGANSIVSYCLGITDICPLELDLYFERFLNLNRNSPPDFDIDWSWQNRDTILEYIFKRYGKEHVAFCGTNVQFKYKSIFREVGKVFGLPKEELDGLANQSVENHDRNSVVKHVHRYGAMMEKFPNQRSMHACGILISEDPITNFTALEMPPKGFPIAQFDMDVAEDIGLEKFDILSQRGLGTINDTVAFIEKTKGITVDIRNTALSKNEAKANEYLAIGKTIGCFYIESPAMRGLLRRLKCSDYRTLVAASSIIRPGVAQSGMMREYIFRHNHPDRFEYFHPVFEDNLKETYGIMVYQEDVIKIAQYFGGVSLADADILRRAMSGKERSIKKVQEVKTNFFKKCQEQGHSEALTREAFRQIESFAGYSFCKAHSASYATESYQSLYLKVYYPLEFMVSVINNQGGFYRTEVYIHEARMSGAGIQVPCVNNSEFLATLKGNEIYLGFMLMERLETKIAHRIVEERERNGTYRSLEDFIRRIPAGIETIQTLIFIGAFRFTGKPKNELLVEARMLLVNFRPENRGLMLIEEPVQPYRLPELKREPFEDAFDEIEIIGFPVSCSPFDLLQTSYRGSVFVRDLPRFHKRQVKMLAYLISRKHVPTKKGAMFFGTWIDVNGEYFDTTHFPDSLKEYDFQGGGCYLLLGTVEVDYHFPTVTIHKMAKLPMIPDPRYAYAQEKEYDIYQKIREDVSMTSRKPYPQAQEINLPRYRINR